The proteins below are encoded in one region of Triticum aestivum cultivar Chinese Spring chromosome 1B, IWGSC CS RefSeq v2.1, whole genome shotgun sequence:
- the LOC123083848 gene encoding uncharacterized protein has product MAAVILSNTRIMPTSYNKTIMSNLSLHRIANGADTNQATVIQKDYKFGHTAVNDWVIYEGAGPGPVFARGQGSHILAGNSISTIMITFEDPRYKGSSLAVMGNILDNGQWAIVGGTGLFKYATGFIDLVPVQQSSPKNISNITIEVCNPNY; this is encoded by the exons ATGGCAGCTGTTATCTTGTCCAACACCCGGATTATGCCCACCAGTTATAACAAGACCATCATGAGCAACTTGTCCTTGCACCGTATCGCTAACGGGGCCGACACAAATCAAGCCACTGTGATCCAAAAGGATTACAAGTTTGGTCATACTGCTGTTAATGACTGGGTAATTTACGAAGGTGCAGGCCCAGGTCCGGTGTTCGCCCGTGGACAAGGCAGCCACATTCTTGCCGGCAACTCCATATCTACCATCATGATAACGTTCGAGGATCCAAG gtacaagggctccagccttGCTGTTATGGGCAACATCTTGGATAATGGTCAGTGGGCTATTGTTGGAGGGACTGGGTTATTTAAGTATGCAACTGGGTTCATTGACTTGGTTCCTGTTCAACAGTCGAGCCCCAAGAACATTTCAAACATCACCATCGAAGTATGCAATCCAAACTATTGA